In Nocardia sp. NBC_01327, the genomic stretch CCAGGCCGCCGATCGCGCCGGGACGACTACCTAGCGGTATCGGGCACCGGCAGATCCCGCCAGACGCGGCGCTTCTTCCAGCGCACCTGGATCTCGCGCACCAGCCGGGTGGCATCGACATACGACACCACCGCATCCTGCGGCGCGCTGAATTCCCAGAGCGCGCCGAGCTTGTCGAGCAGTTCGGCCTGGCCGGGACGTTCGCCGATCTCCCGGAAGGTGGCCAGCAATTGCTGCACCAGGTCCGCGGCCCCGGCGTAGTCCCCGGCCTTGTACCGGACCAGCCCCAGCCCCATGAAGGCGTACACCTCGCCGAGGCGGTCGCCGATCTCGCGGAACAGCGCGGGCGCCTGTTCCACCAGTTCGGCAGCACCCGCGAGATCGCCCGCCTGGTAGCGCAGCAGGCCCAGGCCGATGAACGAATACGCTTGGCTGACACGATCATTGATATCGCGGAAGATGTCCACGGCCTGTTCGGCGAGCTGCGTCGCGGCGGCGAAATCACCGGTCGAATTCCGCAGAATGCTCAGGCCGCCCAGTCCGAAGGCATGCCCGAACCGGTCGCCGATCTCCTGATAGATGGTCAGCGCCTCCTGCACCAGCGCATCGGTTCCGGCCGCATCGCCGGTGGCGAAACGCAATCGGCCCAGACTGCTGAGGGCATAGGCCTCACCGACCCGATCACCGATCTCGCGGAAGATGTCCAGGGCCCGCTGCACCCGCCGCACCGCACCGGGCAGATCGCCCGCCGCGTACTCCAGCCGGCCCAGACTGCAGAGGGCGTACGCCTCACCGACCCGATCACCGATCTCCCGGAAGATCACCAGCGCCCGCTGCATGAGATCGCCCGCGCGGTCGTATTCACCACCGGCATACCGCACCAGCCCCAGCACGATCAGCGTGTAGGCCTGCCCGACCCGATCACCGATCTCGGTGAAGATGGCCAGCCCCTGCTCCATACGATCGGCCGCGCCGGCGTAGTCACCGGTCGAATACTGCACCAGGCTCAGATCATTGACGGTGTACGCCTGCCCGACCCGATCGCCGATTTCGGCGAAGATGGCCAGTGCGGGCTCCATGCGCGCGGCCGCGCCGGGCAGGTCGCCGGTGGCGTGCCGCAGCCGGCCGAGGCTGCACAGGGCGTACGCCTCCCCCAGCCGATCACCGACGTCCCGATAGATCGCCAGCGCCTGCCGGACCAGTTCGGCCGCATCGGGATAGTCGCCGGTCGCGAAGCGCACCGAGACCAGATCCTCGAGCGCGTTCGCCTCGGTGAAGCGATCCCCGATATCCCGGTAGATGGCCAGCGCCTCCTCCACCAGCCGCACCGCGCCCGGGTAGTCGCCGGTCGAATACCGCAGCACGCCCAGCTCATTGAGCGCGTGGGCCTCGCCGAATCGGTCGCCGATCTCCCGGAAGATGCCCAGGGCCTGCCGGAGCAGTTCCGCCGTCCCCGGATAGTCGCCCGTCGAGTAGCGCACCACGCCGAGTCCGATGAGGGCGTAGGCCTGCCCGCGCCGATCGCCGCTCTCCTGATAGATCGCCAGCGCCTGCCGCACCAGATCCGCCGTCGCGGGATAGTCACCGGTCGCATATCCCAAGCGCCCCAGGCTGCTCAGCGCCCGGGCCTGCCCGATCCGGTCCCCGATCTCCTGATAGCTCACCAGCGCCTGCCGCACCAGATCCGCGGTCCCCGGATAGTCACCGGTCGCGTATCGGACCATGCCCAGATCGCTGAGCGCATCGGCCGCGCCGACCAGATCGCCGCTGTGCTCGGCAATGGTGGCCGCGCGCCGATGCAGTTTGATGGCCAGCGGCCAGGGCCCGTCCAGCCGCAGCAGCCCGGACAGCACGCTGGTCAGCC encodes the following:
- a CDS encoding tetratricopeptide repeat protein is translated as MALSARTGAQGKSVSARELFAQRLSELFEAAGNPTLDQVVRMTKVRMRRTQGLPTIQRLSDWRSGKNVPAKFSSLEPVLATLIYLTQQKRDQVAGVQLNIVAWHRLWEDAVVEAGAGSVAAPVPQQSIPPRLTLTDTLPRDVETLIGREDELQRILAVAGAERVVSIHTIDGMPGIGKTALATRAAHRLADQFPDGRFFVNLHAHTPGHVTAKPADVLAGLLTDLGTDPRSIPDSLDNRRSMWRDRLAGKRILLVLDDALDHAQVEPLLPNGPGCLTLITSRRRLVALDGSQPFALDTLDPAKAGELFCTLARRTPSADERPAVADIVRLCGYLPLAIVLLASRLAHHASWTISGMAADVATAQDRLSELEAGERAVYAAFTMSYRDLPPERQRLFRRLSLHPGQDIDTHATAVLDSIPVSAARRELDALFTDHLLDEPAGGRYRMHDLLREYAVALVAADPVEDRREVVERLLDHYQHLGEGADRYLAGQLRPAADTGAPHFSDRAQALAWLRAERGNLLGCLEYAASQHQSARVVGLTSVLSGLLRLDGPWPLAIKLHRRAATIAEHSGDLVGAADALSDLGMVRYATGDYPGTADLVRQALVSYQEIGDRIGQARALSSLGRLGYATGDYPATADLVRQALAIYQESGDRRGQAYALIGLGVVRYSTGDYPGTAELLRQALGIFREIGDRFGEAHALNELGVLRYSTGDYPGAVRLVEEALAIYRDIGDRFTEANALEDLVSVRFATGDYPDAAELVRQALAIYRDVGDRLGEAYALCSLGRLRHATGDLPGAAARMEPALAIFAEIGDRVGQAYTVNDLSLVQYSTGDYAGAADRMEQGLAIFTEIGDRVGQAYTLIVLGLVRYAGGEYDRAGDLMQRALVIFREIGDRVGEAYALCSLGRLEYAAGDLPGAVRRVQRALDIFREIGDRVGEAYALSSLGRLRFATGDAAGTDALVQEALTIYQEIGDRFGHAFGLGGLSILRNSTGDFAAATQLAEQAVDIFRDINDRVSQAYSFIGLGLLRYQAGDLAGAAELVEQAPALFREIGDRLGEVYAFMGLGLVRYKAGDYAGAADLVQQLLATFREIGERPGQAELLDKLGALWEFSAPQDAVVSYVDATRLVREIQVRWKKRRVWRDLPVPDTAR